The Flavobacteriaceae bacterium 3519-10 genome includes a window with the following:
- a CDS encoding Lipoate synthase, translating to MNDNLIVSPIQKPKWIRVKLPTGKNYRELRTLVDKYKLNTICQSGSCPNMGECWGEGTATFMILGNICTRSCGFCGVKTGKPLDVNWDEPEKVARSIKLMKIKHAVLTSVDRDDLKDMGSIIWAETVKAVRRISPGTTMETLIPDFQGITKHIDRILEVRPEVISHNMETVQRLTREVRIQAKYERSLEVLRYMKEAGQNRTKTGLMLGLGETKDEVLQTIEDIRGANVDVITIGQYLQPTQKHLPVRRFVDPEEFEEFRLFAVDLGFRHVESSPLVRSSYHAEKHIH from the coding sequence ATGAACGACAACCTTATTGTTTCCCCTATACAGAAGCCGAAATGGATCCGCGTAAAACTTCCGACTGGAAAAAATTATCGTGAATTGCGGACGCTGGTCGATAAATATAAGCTGAATACCATTTGCCAAAGCGGCAGCTGCCCGAATATGGGCGAATGCTGGGGCGAAGGCACGGCCACCTTCATGATTTTAGGCAATATCTGCACAAGAAGCTGCGGATTTTGTGGCGTGAAAACCGGTAAACCACTCGACGTAAACTGGGACGAACCCGAGAAAGTAGCCCGTTCAATTAAGCTCATGAAAATAAAACATGCCGTCCTCACCTCTGTGGACCGAGATGATTTGAAGGATATGGGTTCAATTATCTGGGCAGAAACCGTAAAAGCCGTGAGAAGAATTTCGCCCGGAACTACCATGGAAACCTTAATTCCGGATTTTCAGGGAATTACCAAACACATCGACCGGATTCTCGAAGTGAGACCTGAAGTGATTTCCCACAATATGGAAACCGTACAACGCCTCACACGGGAAGTCCGCATTCAGGCAAAATATGAAAGAAGCCTGGAGGTTCTGCGGTATATGAAAGAGGCCGGACAAAACCGCACCAAAACCGGTTTGATGCTCGGTCTTGGTGAAACGAAAGACGAAGTGCTGCAAACTATTGAGGACATCCGGGGTGCAAATGTGGACGTAATTACAATCGGCCAATATCTGCAGCCAACGCAAAAACATCTGCCTGTGAGACGTTTTGTAGATCCTGAGGAATTTGAAGAATTCCGCCTTTTTGCGGTAGATTTAGGTTTCCGTCATGTTGAAAGTTCGCCGCTGGTAAGAAGTTCTTATCATGCGGAAAAGCATATTCATTAA
- a CDS encoding Sensory transduction histidine kinase, translating to MVKIYACFFFLLLMIVVRAHDNFSALRSEVEQKILYSQYREALELANHERRSYPKHQQSELDVLKLECLNKLNLVDEAFALSQNILSQTHLSPKLKLRTHLQRALIYELGRNLSSCKKEVDIAEQILNRNPALKPANFTYFLIRKASYYNQAGDKQKAMQTAMDADKFAAKNKDQKNGAMLNVLLGHAWSAEPEKALRYFEKAVRLFKNHNNQGGTAGMYNIISRFYFDRSETALARKYVDSAVAKHSNIEVFHIMAESYRIRSLINERQNNYPQALKDFKTAAEFTKKDNEEQRETKVRELDLMYDFETNKLREKEMFNSMKSTRKWNSMLAICTLVLVFFTAVLLYVVRLFSRSRARIKVQNQSISEKNAALKKNVDEKEFLVRELNHRVKNNLAVILSLVGFQRDETRDVLYKNKFEQLYARINTIALAHQLFTYNVDNFDHTSVELMQYSEKIIDLHKAGSTQPLKVETEFDEVQMPVDQGLSYGLLLNELLTNSMKHAVPSDGETLKIFLKVRQNNGQAEVEYSDNGRLFTKKERKSSLGRFIIDAMIEQLRGTCSREGSYYSITFPLDGRIVI from the coding sequence ATGGTAAAAATCTACGCCTGTTTTTTCTTTTTGTTACTGATGATCGTTGTTCGCGCTCACGATAATTTTTCAGCATTGAGGAGTGAGGTTGAACAAAAGATTTTATACTCGCAGTACCGTGAAGCGTTAGAGTTGGCGAACCACGAGCGCCGCAGTTACCCGAAACATCAGCAATCTGAGCTTGATGTACTGAAACTGGAATGTCTGAACAAATTAAATCTCGTTGATGAAGCTTTTGCATTGTCACAGAATATTCTATCACAAACTCATCTTTCGCCAAAGTTAAAACTGCGAACCCATCTTCAGCGCGCCCTCATTTACGAACTGGGCCGAAACCTTTCGAGCTGTAAAAAAGAAGTGGATATCGCTGAACAGATTTTAAACAGAAATCCAGCGCTGAAGCCTGCCAATTTTACTTATTTTCTCATCCGGAAAGCTTCTTACTACAACCAGGCTGGTGATAAGCAGAAGGCAATGCAGACCGCAATGGACGCAGATAAATTTGCCGCAAAAAATAAAGACCAAAAGAACGGCGCCATGCTGAATGTGCTTTTGGGTCACGCATGGTCGGCAGAGCCGGAAAAGGCACTTCGATATTTTGAGAAAGCAGTACGTTTGTTTAAAAATCACAACAACCAGGGCGGAACGGCCGGCATGTACAATATTATCAGCCGGTTTTATTTCGATCGTAGCGAAACGGCGCTTGCACGGAAATACGTCGACTCGGCAGTTGCGAAACATTCAAACATCGAAGTCTTCCACATCATGGCCGAAAGCTACCGCATCAGAAGCCTGATTAACGAGCGCCAGAACAATTATCCGCAGGCCCTCAAAGACTTTAAAACAGCCGCAGAATTTACCAAAAAAGACAACGAGGAACAGCGTGAAACAAAGGTTCGGGAACTGGACCTGATGTATGATTTCGAAACGAATAAGCTGCGCGAAAAGGAGATGTTCAACAGCATGAAAAGTACCCGGAAATGGAACAGCATGCTTGCGATATGTACCTTGGTTCTGGTGTTTTTCACGGCCGTACTGCTTTATGTAGTCAGGCTTTTTTCGCGGAGCAGGGCCCGAATTAAAGTGCAGAACCAAAGTATTTCAGAAAAAAATGCAGCGCTGAAGAAAAACGTGGACGAAAAAGAGTTCCTGGTGCGCGAACTGAACCACCGTGTGAAAAATAACCTTGCCGTAATCTTAAGTCTAGTCGGCTTTCAGCGGGATGAGACGCGAGACGTTCTCTATAAAAACAAATTTGAACAGCTCTACGCACGCATCAATACGATTGCACTTGCGCATCAGCTTTTTACTTATAATGTAGATAATTTCGATCATACATCGGTGGAACTCATGCAATATTCAGAAAAAATTATCGATTTGCACAAGGCAGGTTCTACCCAACCCCTGAAAGTGGAGACGGAGTTTGATGAAGTTCAGATGCCCGTAGACCAGGGCCTGTCTTATGGATTGTTGCTGAATGAGCTGCTTACAAACTCGATGAAGCACGCGGTGCCATCGGATGGCGAAACGCTGAAGATCTTTTTGAAAGTGCGCCAGAACAACGGTCAAGCCGAAGTGGAATATTCCGATAACGGCAGACTTTTCACCAAAAAAGAGCGCAAATCTTCGCTCGGCAGATTTATCATTGACGCAATGATAGAGCAGCTGCGCGGCACCTGCAGCCGCGAGGGCTCCTATTATAGCATTACTTTTCCGCTCGACGGCCGTATCGTAATTTGA
- a CDS encoding RNA polymerase, sigma-24 subunit, ECF subfamily produces the protein MDNAELLSLIALARNRNQKSQTKLINLFWVDVFSFIMKKVQDENVADEITVSVFSKVLAKLDLYDPSFQFKTWILTIAQNTVIDYWRKKNRESEDSTDSFEGIKNNFARSPEELLISEEDHKKILSTIESLDTNYQVIIRLRFFEEKSIKEIADELNLTVANTKVRIMRAKKVLAELLKSNDFTD, from the coding sequence ATGGACAATGCCGAACTTTTATCGCTGATTGCGCTGGCCAGAAACCGCAACCAGAAGTCGCAGACCAAACTCATCAACCTGTTTTGGGTTGATGTTTTCAGTTTCATCATGAAAAAAGTTCAGGACGAAAATGTTGCCGATGAAATCACGGTATCGGTATTCTCCAAAGTCCTTGCAAAGCTTGATCTGTACGACCCGAGCTTTCAGTTTAAAACCTGGATTCTTACCATTGCCCAAAACACGGTGATCGATTATTGGCGTAAAAAAAACCGCGAAAGCGAAGATTCAACAGACAGTTTTGAAGGCATAAAAAACAACTTCGCACGCTCGCCTGAAGAACTTTTAATTTCCGAAGAAGACCATAAAAAAATACTCTCAACCATTGAAAGCCTCGACACAAACTATCAGGTAATTATCCGGTTGAGGTTTTTTGAAGAGAAAAGTATTAAAGAAATTGCAGACGAGCTTAATTTAACGGTTGCGAATACCAAAGTGAGGATCATGCGCGCCAAAAAAGTACTGGCAGAACTGCTGAAATCGAATGATTTCACGGACTGA